In the Flavobacterium acetivorans genome, one interval contains:
- the cobU gene encoding bifunctional adenosylcobinamide kinase/adenosylcobinamide-phosphate guanylyltransferase: protein MIYLITGGERSGKSSYAENLAKELSAKPMYVATARKWDGDFQERIDRHQKDRDERWTNIEKEKHLSEIDFSGKVAIVDCVTLWLTNFFIDTKNDVALCLEQAKAEFDKVANQENATIIIVTNEIGMGVHAQTHIGRKFTELQGWMNQYIAQRAEKVVLMVSGIPVTIKGQ, encoded by the coding sequence ATGATATATCTAATTACGGGCGGGGAACGCTCGGGTAAAAGCAGTTATGCCGAAAATTTAGCAAAAGAATTATCGGCTAAGCCCATGTATGTTGCAACAGCCAGAAAATGGGATGGTGATTTTCAGGAAAGAATCGATCGTCATCAAAAAGACCGTGACGAACGCTGGACAAACATCGAAAAAGAAAAACACTTAAGTGAAATCGATTTTTCCGGCAAGGTAGCCATCGTTGATTGCGTTACGCTTTGGTTGACTAACTTTTTTATAGATACTAAAAATGATGTTGCTTTGTGTTTAGAACAAGCCAAAGCAGAATTTGACAAAGTAGCAAATCAAGAAAACGCCACTATTATTATTGTGACCAATGAAATAGGCATGGGCGTTCATGCTCAAACTCACATTGGGCGAAAATTCACCGAGTTGCAAGGATGGATGAACCAATATATAGCACAAAGAGCAGAGAAAGTGGTATTAATGGTTTCAGGAATTCCTGTTACCATAAAAGGACAGTAA
- a CDS encoding DUF5522 domain-containing protein, whose amino-acid sequence MNRIKVKQCSSCGIDFGCGDTTEGSKCWCNDFPPLFVPTTAIDCLCPVCFKKSCSQKIDEYVNTLTPETALHNKATLLPKSTHLIEGIDYYLENGNYVFKAFFHLKRGNCCKNDCRHCPFDFKK is encoded by the coding sequence ATGAATCGTATAAAAGTAAAACAGTGTTCAAGCTGCGGTATAGATTTTGGTTGTGGCGATACCACTGAAGGAAGTAAATGTTGGTGCAATGATTTTCCGCCGTTATTTGTTCCCACGACAGCTATTGACTGTCTTTGTCCTGTTTGTTTTAAAAAATCCTGTTCGCAGAAAATTGACGAATATGTAAATACATTGACTCCGGAAACTGCGCTTCATAATAAAGCGACTTTGTTGCCCAAATCGACTCATTTAATCGAAGGAATCGATTACTATTTAGAGAATGGGAATTATGTATTTAAAGCATTTTTTCATTTGAAAAGAGGGAATTGTTGTAAAAATGACTGTAGACATTGCCCTTTTGATTTTAAAAAATAA
- a CDS encoding ABC transporter substrate-binding protein, whose translation MKIPSYKILLFLVLVTFIGCKKTEKSESKSISNTKNEIEYASSLALYKYDGYTMVKVISPWPNAEKDFTYILKEKNSIVPDSLQKYSSIQVPLQSIVVTSTTIIPYLEMLGVENRLTGFPHTDYISSEKTRKRIDNGTVKNVGQNEKLNMEQLIEMTPELIVTFGIDNNNPMIDNLEKSGLKVLIQADWMEQSPLGKAEWIKLYGALFAKEKEAKTLFDGIVKNYKEALDLVATKKPAATVLYGSMYQDQWYVAKANSWVAQFLKDAKAHYLWSDTEGTGSLGLSFEKVLEKAKTANYWIATGPYKTVAELAKTNPHYNQFDAFKTKQVYTFEGKIGATGGTIYYELAPSRPDLVLKDYIKIFHPELLPNYTFTFAQKLN comes from the coding sequence ATGAAAATTCCTTCCTATAAAATTCTGTTATTCCTTGTACTGGTCACTTTTATCGGCTGTAAAAAAACCGAAAAATCAGAAAGCAAATCAATTTCAAATACAAAAAATGAGATCGAATATGCAAGCAGTCTGGCTCTATACAAATACGACGGTTATACGATGGTAAAGGTAATTTCTCCTTGGCCCAATGCTGAAAAAGATTTTACTTACATTCTAAAAGAAAAAAATAGTATTGTCCCTGATAGCCTGCAAAAATACAGTTCAATTCAAGTTCCCTTACAATCTATTGTGGTCACCTCAACTACAATCATTCCTTATTTGGAAATGCTTGGCGTTGAAAACCGATTGACTGGTTTTCCGCATACTGATTATATTTCTTCCGAAAAAACCAGAAAACGAATCGACAATGGTACCGTCAAAAATGTAGGTCAAAATGAAAAATTAAACATGGAGCAATTGATCGAAATGACTCCTGAACTTATAGTCACTTTTGGCATCGACAATAATAATCCAATGATTGACAACCTTGAAAAAAGTGGTTTAAAAGTATTGATTCAAGCCGATTGGATGGAGCAATCACCCCTTGGAAAAGCAGAGTGGATAAAACTGTACGGAGCTCTTTTTGCAAAAGAAAAAGAAGCCAAAACCCTTTTTGACGGCATTGTAAAAAATTACAAAGAAGCCTTGGATTTAGTGGCCACCAAAAAACCAGCTGCAACAGTATTATACGGATCGATGTACCAAGATCAATGGTATGTCGCTAAAGCCAATAGTTGGGTTGCCCAATTCTTGAAAGATGCCAAAGCCCATTACCTTTGGTCCGATACGGAAGGGACAGGCAGCTTAGGATTGTCATTCGAAAAAGTATTGGAAAAAGCCAAAACTGCCAACTATTGGATTGCCACTGGCCCTTATAAAACGGTAGCCGAATTGGCAAAGACAAATCCGCATTACAATCAATTTGATGCTTTTAAAACCAAACAAGTATATACCTTTGAAGGAAAAATAGGAGCAACCGGCGGAACCATTTATTATGAATTGGCTCCCAGCCGACCGGATTTAGTTTTAAAAGATTACATCAAAATCTTCCATCCTGAACTGCTTCCCAATTATACTTTTACCTTTGCACAAAAACTAAACTAA
- a CDS encoding iron ABC transporter permease → MANKQRNILLFSLLGLGLVVLFFVNISFGSITIPFKEVYNSLTGGQASKSTWEYIIINYRLPKAITAVLVGMGLSISGLLMQTLFRNPLAGPYVLGLSSGASLGVAFVILGAAFMPTFISTILLSSYGIVLASTMGSSIVLLAVLLVSHRLRDTMAILIVGLMFGSFTSAIVGTLTYFSTAEQLQKFTFWSMGTLGNLSWTSISILTSCVLIGLLLSLFSIKPLNALLLGENYARSLGINFKKTRLIIILATSILAGSITAYAGPIAFIGLAVPHIAKLLFQTSNHSILFWSTLLLGAAIMLVCDVVSQMPGLDITLPINAITSLLGAPIVIWLLVRKRKMMG, encoded by the coding sequence TTGGCCAACAAACAACGCAATATTCTTTTATTTTCCCTACTCGGCTTAGGTCTTGTCGTCTTGTTTTTTGTAAACATAAGTTTTGGCTCGATAACCATCCCTTTCAAGGAAGTTTACAACAGCTTAACCGGCGGACAGGCGAGTAAATCCACTTGGGAATACATCATCATCAATTACCGCCTACCCAAAGCCATTACAGCGGTTTTGGTTGGCATGGGACTTTCTATCAGTGGATTGCTGATGCAAACCTTATTCAGGAATCCGCTTGCGGGACCTTATGTTCTAGGACTGAGTTCTGGAGCAAGTTTGGGTGTGGCTTTTGTCATTTTAGGAGCTGCTTTTATGCCCACATTTATCAGTACTATTTTATTGTCTTCCTACGGAATCGTCCTTGCCTCCACCATGGGAAGTTCTATTGTTTTACTGGCTGTATTACTGGTTTCGCATCGTTTGAGAGATACTATGGCAATCCTAATTGTGGGATTGATGTTTGGTAGTTTTACCAGTGCGATTGTGGGAACGCTAACTTACTTTAGCACAGCCGAACAATTGCAAAAATTCACCTTTTGGTCCATGGGAACCTTAGGGAATTTATCTTGGACGTCAATTTCGATTTTAACAAGCTGTGTTCTAATAGGTTTACTTTTGAGTCTTTTTAGTATCAAACCTTTAAATGCCTTGCTTCTTGGAGAAAACTATGCCCGAAGTTTGGGAATCAATTTCAAAAAAACGCGACTCATCATTATTTTGGCTACCAGCATTTTGGCGGGAAGCATTACGGCTTATGCAGGCCCAATTGCTTTTATTGGCTTGGCCGTTCCGCATATTGCCAAACTATTGTTTCAAACCAGCAATCATTCTATATTGTTCTGGAGCACTCTGTTGCTGGGTGCCGCAATCATGCTTGTTTGCGATGTAGTTTCTCAAATGCCAGGATTGGATATCACCTTACCCATTAATGCCATAACTTCGTTGCTTGGTGCGCCAATAGTGATTTGGTTATTGGTTCGAAAACGAAAAATGATGGGATAA
- a CDS encoding GxxExxY protein has product MITQKYLDELTYEVIGSAIEVHKIMGRGLLENIYHHCLIEELNAKKINFTTEMKIPVLYKEKELKIDFKCDLFIENCLIVELKAVSEINPVHKAQLLTYMKLLKSPKGILINFNCFNIFKEGQLTLINEYFSKLPKF; this is encoded by the coding sequence ATGATAACACAAAAGTATTTAGACGAATTAACCTATGAAGTTATTGGTTCTGCAATTGAAGTTCATAAAATAATGGGAAGGGGCTTGCTAGAAAATATTTATCATCATTGTTTGATTGAAGAATTAAATGCCAAAAAAATTAATTTCACAACAGAAATGAAAATTCCAGTTCTTTACAAAGAGAAAGAACTAAAGATTGATTTCAAATGTGATTTATTTATTGAAAACTGTTTGATAGTAGAGTTAAAAGCAGTTTCAGAAATCAATCCTGTCCATAAAGCACAATTATTAACTTATATGAAACTATTGAAATCACCTAAAGGAATTTTAATTAATTTTAATTGTTTTAATATTTTTAAAGAAGGACAGCTTACTTTAATAAATGAATATTTCAGCAAACTTCCAAAATTTTAA
- a CDS encoding ABC transporter ATP-binding protein: MNKNILTTSSLSIGYKTKNAVTPIAQNLNLNLQQGKLIALIGANGIGKSTLLRTLTGIQKPLEGTVFLNDKKIASYTPLELAQNLSIVLTEKLPPSNLTVFELVALGRQPYTNWIGTLSDHDSSKIKEALELTQISHLATKKHYEISDGQLQKVLVARALAQDTPLIILDEPTTHLDLLHKVALFKLLKKLTKETNKCILFSTHDIDMAIQLSDDMILMTAETVIQDEPCNLISKGSFNTIFKDEHISFDSEKGKFMII, from the coding sequence ATGAATAAAAACATCCTGACCACTTCAAGTTTAAGCATAGGTTACAAAACCAAAAATGCTGTGACACCTATTGCCCAAAACCTCAACTTGAATTTACAGCAAGGAAAACTCATTGCTTTAATTGGAGCTAACGGAATAGGAAAATCGACTTTATTACGAACGCTTACCGGAATTCAAAAACCCTTGGAAGGCACTGTTTTTTTGAATGATAAAAAAATAGCCTCCTATACTCCATTAGAATTGGCTCAAAACCTGAGTATAGTTTTAACCGAAAAACTACCGCCCAGTAATTTGACCGTTTTCGAATTGGTCGCTTTGGGCCGCCAGCCGTATACCAATTGGATTGGGACATTATCGGATCATGATTCGTCCAAAATCAAGGAAGCATTGGAACTGACCCAAATCAGTCATTTGGCTACCAAAAAACATTATGAAATCAGTGATGGACAACTGCAAAAAGTATTGGTAGCACGCGCTTTGGCACAAGATACCCCTTTAATCATTCTTGACGAACCCACCACCCATTTGGATTTATTGCACAAAGTGGCACTGTTCAAACTGCTGAAAAAATTGACAAAGGAAACCAATAAATGCATTTTATTTTCGACACATGATATTGATATGGCAATTCAATTGAGTGATGATATGATCCTAATGACAGCGGAAACCGTGATTCAAGACGAGCCCTGTAATTTGATTTCCAAGGGGAGTTTCAACACTATTTTCAAAGACGAGCACATCTCGTTTGATTCTGAAAAAGGGAAATTTATGATTATTTAA
- a CDS encoding class I SAM-dependent methyltransferase, producing MIDKALLRSTIFRHLDGLVTAPMGYALHKKGVLAFILDRKETTLNELSKQFKANEGYLNVALRALCSQGFLSYQINNVTEEIKFGLTEKSEMAFSLFPLYQDVVDLLQFSMQFHPRLFEEAPFEKLSVIFEKYKKNYGIVFSEDPLVNEIQHQVLKHIEGSLVGPTLVRLGMSGMFHKYFMEISFRPEEFHKSPDNFKKILDFLVHLNWFREKKGNYQFTETGLFFAKRASAYGVTVSYLPTFSKMDELLFGDPNVLKNVGEGEDEIHVDREMNVWGSGGAHDTYFKVIDEIIIKLFNLPIEEQPKGILDMGCGNGAFLQHIFDVIDRQTLRGKMLDDYPLFLVGVDYNQAALKVTRANLIKADIWAKVIWGDIGRPDLLSDDLKENYNIDLKELLNVRTFLDHNRIWEQPKQINKDRISQSTGAFAHRGKRISNKLVEDNLLEHFNKWSPYVHKFGLLMIELHTIAPSLTAVNLGKTAATAYDATHGFSDQYIVEIEVMHKIAAEAGLFSDAAVFRKFPDSPIATVSVNLLKGL from the coding sequence ATGATTGATAAGGCTCTTCTCCGAAGTACTATTTTCAGACATTTGGATGGTTTGGTCACTGCGCCTATGGGTTATGCCTTGCATAAAAAAGGAGTTCTGGCTTTTATATTGGATAGGAAAGAGACGACGCTTAACGAACTTAGCAAGCAGTTTAAAGCCAATGAGGGTTATTTAAATGTGGCTTTGCGTGCGTTGTGTTCTCAGGGTTTTCTGAGTTATCAAATCAATAATGTCACCGAGGAAATTAAATTTGGCTTGACCGAAAAAAGCGAAATGGCTTTTTCACTATTTCCTTTGTATCAAGATGTTGTAGACTTATTGCAATTTTCGATGCAATTTCATCCTCGATTATTTGAAGAGGCACCTTTTGAAAAACTGAGTGTCATTTTCGAAAAGTATAAAAAGAATTACGGTATTGTATTTTCGGAGGATCCTTTGGTCAATGAAATACAGCATCAAGTTTTAAAACATATTGAAGGCTCTTTGGTTGGTCCTACGCTGGTACGTCTTGGTATGAGCGGGATGTTTCACAAATATTTCATGGAAATTTCCTTTCGTCCGGAGGAATTTCACAAATCCCCAGACAATTTCAAGAAAATCCTTGACTTCTTGGTTCATCTGAACTGGTTTAGGGAGAAAAAAGGAAATTATCAATTTACCGAAACGGGTTTGTTTTTTGCCAAAAGAGCCTCTGCTTACGGGGTAACGGTTTCTTATTTGCCTACTTTTAGTAAAATGGACGAATTGCTATTTGGCGATCCCAATGTATTGAAAAATGTGGGGGAAGGAGAAGATGAAATTCATGTGGACCGCGAGATGAATGTGTGGGGAAGTGGCGGCGCACACGATACTTATTTTAAAGTGATAGATGAGATTATCATCAAATTATTCAATTTACCGATAGAAGAGCAGCCCAAAGGAATTTTGGATATGGGTTGTGGCAATGGTGCTTTCTTACAACATATTTTTGACGTTATTGACCGACAAACTTTGCGCGGAAAAATGCTCGATGATTATCCGTTGTTTCTTGTGGGTGTTGATTATAATCAGGCAGCCTTGAAAGTAACGCGAGCCAATTTAATAAAAGCGGATATTTGGGCCAAAGTAATTTGGGGAGATATTGGTCGTCCCGATTTATTATCGGATGATTTAAAAGAGAATTATAATATCGATTTGAAGGAATTATTAAACGTTCGGACGTTTCTGGATCATAACCGCATTTGGGAACAACCAAAGCAGATTAACAAGGATAGAATTAGCCAATCTACGGGGGCTTTTGCACACAGGGGTAAGCGAATAAGTAATAAACTAGTGGAAGATAATTTGCTGGAGCATTTCAACAAATGGTCGCCTTATGTTCATAAATTTGGATTGCTGATGATTGAATTGCATACTATCGCCCCTTCTTTAACTGCCGTAAATTTGGGTAAAACTGCCGCAACGGCTTATGATGCAACCCATGGATTTTCGGATCAATACATCGTGGAAATTGAGGTCATGCATAAAATAGCTGCAGAAGCAGGTTTGTTTTCTGATGCTGCTGTTTTTAGAAAATTCCCCGATTCTCCTATTGCTACCGTTAGTGTTAATTTACTGAAAGGACTTTGA
- a CDS encoding tRNA (cytidine(34)-2'-O)-methyltransferase gives MLNIVLVEPEIPNNTGNIGRLCVGTESRLHLIHPFGFVINDKNLKRSGLDYWVHLDVTEYQNVAEWTAQIPDKSRVFLMSSHAEKSYLDTEFQDGDWLVFGKESKGLGEEVLAQFENHLKIPMSNLIRSFNIANSVAFVIGEAKRQIMLQ, from the coding sequence ATGTTAAACATTGTTTTAGTAGAACCCGAAATACCAAATAATACCGGAAATATTGGCCGATTGTGTGTGGGAACCGAAAGTAGATTACACCTGATTCATCCTTTTGGTTTTGTGATTAATGACAAAAATCTCAAACGTTCCGGGCTCGATTATTGGGTACATCTGGATGTGACTGAATATCAAAATGTAGCGGAATGGACCGCTCAAATTCCTGATAAGTCCAGGGTTTTTCTGATGAGTTCCCATGCGGAGAAATCCTATTTAGACACCGAATTTCAAGATGGAGACTGGTTGGTTTTTGGAAAAGAAAGCAAAGGATTGGGTGAAGAAGTTTTGGCTCAATTTGAGAATCATCTAAAAATTCCAATGTCTAATTTGATTCGAAGTTTTAATATTGCCAATTCCGTAGCTTTTGTTATTGGTGAAGCCAAAAGGCAAATCATGTTGCAGTAA
- a CDS encoding pseudouridine synthase gives MPQRHFILHKPYGYLSQFIYELKRKKKLLGELYDFPKGTMAIGRLDEDSEGLLLLTTDGKMSEIIRSKKVDKEYYVQVDGIITQEAIDQMKAGVEIGFNGTKYLTKSCEAALIAEIPNFGARGKKIRDERHGPTSWASITVNEGKFRQVRKMTAAVGFPTLRLVRVRIGNVHLNDLQAGEVIEVEDFNVKNKEI, from the coding sequence ATGCCCCAACGTCATTTCATCCTTCACAAACCCTACGGTTATTTGAGTCAGTTTATTTATGAATTGAAAAGAAAAAAGAAGCTGTTGGGGGAATTGTACGATTTTCCCAAAGGTACGATGGCTATAGGCCGTTTGGACGAAGATTCCGAAGGATTGCTGCTATTGACCACCGATGGAAAAATGAGCGAAATCATTCGTTCTAAAAAAGTGGACAAAGAATATTATGTGCAAGTGGACGGTATTATTACTCAGGAAGCAATAGACCAGATGAAAGCGGGAGTCGAAATAGGTTTCAATGGGACTAAATACCTCACTAAAAGCTGTGAAGCTGCTTTGATTGCTGAAATTCCTAATTTTGGCGCCAGAGGCAAAAAAATACGCGATGAACGTCACGGTCCCACTTCCTGGGCATCGATAACAGTCAATGAAGGTAAGTTTCGTCAAGTGCGAAAAATGACTGCTGCCGTAGGCTTTCCTACCTTACGATTAGTTCGGGTGCGAATTGGTAATGTACATCTGAATGATTTACAAGCTGGAGAAGTAATCGAAGTTGAAGATTTCAATGTCAAAAATAAAGAAATTTAG
- a CDS encoding transposase, with the protein MECCFGDVVPVGTGRDLSVHNPDENNPDENNPDENESEMILNEYGIIANNQLQWLEIQYPYIELHSYIVMPNHIHAIIEIDSLKLNLISKNDTDQLNSEDIKIKSLSEIMGAYKTTSSKLIHQADYGTFAWHRSFHDHIIRDEKAYQNIVNYIANNPNRWNKDKFYKKTV; encoded by the coding sequence ATGGAATGTTGTTTTGGTGATGTGGTTCCGGTAGGGACAGGTCGCGACCTGTCCGTACATAACCCCGATGAAAATAATCCCGATGAAAATAATCCCGATGAAAATGAATCAGAAATGATTTTGAATGAATATGGAATTATTGCAAATAATCAATTGCAATGGTTGGAAATTCAATATCCTTATATTGAACTCCACTCTTATATAGTCATGCCGAATCATATCCATGCTATAATTGAAATCGATTCGCTAAAGCTAAACTTAATTAGTAAGAACGATACAGATCAATTGAATTCAGAGGACATAAAAATAAAATCCCTTTCCGAAATTATGGGTGCTTATAAAACAACAAGTTCCAAATTAATTCATCAGGCAGATTATGGTACGTTTGCATGGCATCGTTCTTTTCACGATCATATTATCAGAGATGAAAAGGCATATCAAAATATCGTGAATTATATAGCGAATAATCCAAATCGTTGGAACAAAGATAAATTCTATAAAAAAACAGTTTAA
- a CDS encoding helix-turn-helix domain-containing protein produces MNTASKPKHIGRNISRIRELRGMKQEALAMAIGVSQQTVSNIEGSETIEDVLLEKVSEVLNVSPEGIKQFNEETVFNIINNTFTDSSSNNNNYLCSINPLDKILELYERLLKAEKEKIEYLEKLLKDK; encoded by the coding sequence ATGAACACAGCAAGCAAACCAAAACACATAGGACGTAACATCAGCCGCATCAGGGAACTTCGCGGAATGAAACAAGAAGCCTTGGCTATGGCCATTGGTGTAAGTCAACAAACTGTTTCTAATATTGAAGGGAGTGAGACTATTGAGGATGTTTTATTAGAAAAAGTATCAGAGGTTTTAAATGTATCACCTGAAGGAATCAAACAATTTAATGAGGAAACAGTGTTTAATATTATAAATAATACGTTCACGGATAGTAGTTCAAATAACAATAATTATCTGTGTTCAATAAATCCTCTAGATAAAATTTTGGAGCTATATGAACGCCTTTTAAAAGCTGAAAAAGAAAAAATAGAATACTTAGAAAAATTACTTAAAGATAAATAA